CAAATGACGCTATGTTTAGCATAGTGTGCTGCCGTAGCGCCGGCTGCTGCCCTTAAGTTAGCTATCATATGCTTTTCTTATACCTACAAACAGAATAATGCGCCAACAAACAACAACACAACAAATTCAATAACCATAACAATGGGGACTCTCAGGATGAAAATGACGGGTAAAGCTTTACTGGCAGGATGCATTGCACTGGCAATGAGCCACGCGGCGATGGCAAAAGATATTAAAATCGCGGTGGTAGGGGCAATGTCGGGGCCGGTAGCGCAATACGGCGATCAGGAATTCACCGGTGCCGAGCAGGCCGTTGCCGACATTAACGCCAAAGGCGGGATCAAAGGCGACAAGCTGGTTATCACGAAATATGACGACGCCTGTGACCCGAAACAAGCGGTAGCGGTAGCGAACAAAGTGGTGAACGACGGGATCAAGTACGTTATCGGCCACCTGTGCTCTTCTTCCACTCAGCCAGCGTCTGATATCTACGAAGACGAAGGTATTCTGATGATCACCCCGGCGGCGACCGCACCTGAGCTGACCGCGCGTGGCTATAAGCTGACCCTGCGTACTACCGGCCTGGACTCAGATCAGGGCCCAACCGCAGCGAAATACATTCTGGAGCACGTGAAGCCGCAGCGCATTGCCGTTATCCACGATAAGCAGCAGTATGGTGAAGGCCTGGCGCGTTCCGTACAGGACGGCCTGAAAAAAGGCGGCGCTAACGTAGTGTTTTTTGACGGCATCACCGCCGGTGAGAAAGACTTCTCTACGCTGGTTGCGCGCCTGAAGAAAGAAAACATCGACTTCGTTTACTACGGCGGCTACCACCCGGAAATGGGGCAGATCCTGCGCCAGTCCCGCGCCGCTGGCCTGAAAACCCAGTTCATGGGGCCGGAAGGCGTGGCGAACGTTTCTCTGTCTAACATCGCCGGTGACTCTGCTGAAGGCCTGCTGGTGACCAAACCGAAGAACTACGACCAGGTTCCTGCCAACAAACCGGTTGTAGACGCCATCAAAGCGAAGAAACAGGATCCAAGCGGCGCCTTCGTCTGGACAACCTACGCGGCACTGCAGTCGCTGGCTGCTGGCCTGAACCAGAGCGAAGACCCGGCTGCAATCTCTAAGTACCTGAAAGGGGCAACCGTGGATACCGTGATGGGGCCGCTGTCCTGGGATCAGAAGGGCGACCTGAAAGGC
This region of Cedecea lapagei genomic DNA includes:
- a CDS encoding branched-chain amino acid ABC transporter substrate-binding protein, producing MKMTGKALLAGCIALAMSHAAMAKDIKIAVVGAMSGPVAQYGDQEFTGAEQAVADINAKGGIKGDKLVITKYDDACDPKQAVAVANKVVNDGIKYVIGHLCSSSTQPASDIYEDEGILMITPAATAPELTARGYKLTLRTTGLDSDQGPTAAKYILEHVKPQRIAVIHDKQQYGEGLARSVQDGLKKGGANVVFFDGITAGEKDFSTLVARLKKENIDFVYYGGYHPEMGQILRQSRAAGLKTQFMGPEGVANVSLSNIAGDSAEGLLVTKPKNYDQVPANKPVVDAIKAKKQDPSGAFVWTTYAALQSLAAGLNQSEDPAAISKYLKGATVDTVMGPLSWDQKGDLKGFEFGVFTWHANGTATDAK